Part of the bacterium genome is shown below.
GCTTCATCGGGAGCGCGGAGCTCTACCGCGCTCGCTTCGCCGAGCAGTCGCGGATCTTCTACGACTACCTGCCGTACGCCATCGTCTTCGGCCTGACCGACGAATGGGCGAAGGCGTTCGAGGGCCTCCAGGACCTGCCGGAGGCCGACTGGTACACCGGCACCACCGGCCACCTCGCCGCGTTCACGCTCGCGGACAACCTGACGCGCTTCACCCAGGAGAGCGCCGGCGCCATCGCCGCGACGCCCGCCAGCTCCGGGTCGAGCGGCTTCGGCGGCGGCGGGTTCTCCGGCGGCGGCGGTGGCGGTGGTGGCGGCGGCTCCTGGTAGCCGTCCACGTAGCGCTTTTCCCTAACTAACACACATATCAGGCGGATCTCACCCCTGGATTGGGGCTCTCGAAGGGGCCCAATCCGGTCGATTACTGATACGGGGCAGCCCGTCGGTAGAGAACGGGTGAAGGACAGCCGGAACTTCAGGGAATCGTCACCTACGT
Proteins encoded:
- a CDS encoding DUF2207 domain-containing protein, whose product is FIGSAELYRARFAEQSRIFYDYLPYAIVFGLTDEWAKAFEGLQDLPEADWYTGTTGHLAAFTLADNLTRFTQESAGAIAATPASSGSSGFGGGGFSGGGGGGGGGGSW